The following are encoded in a window of Arctopsyche grandis isolate Sample6627 chromosome 2, ASM5162203v2, whole genome shotgun sequence genomic DNA:
- the Shrm gene encoding shroom: protein MSTGGGAFGRPPPSHHPPIRDASTIKYVLYGPGHEKYPSWPMPAAAEVPVAIRAPPTGGSQRSKSWTDHTNYPKEQVITYTRPYMKRSNSSQPQQLKTVLERCEKKNFDSIQYMHTMDRRKSTNSNDYNSQSPPERDQQKRDMPKMVYKAYMKESVTPLTQADLEEYTKKFDETTLIQHQKQSSYAQSEGYHSYVSSSDSSSTPFIDSLRRDIDASVISMSHISSWDGESTVTTRSGSVSSSETLKWHGSLSDMSDVSNSSGTSPRQLIVHSARVQTPQKQNSESVLYMARTSTLPDRSMIQRTNLTSTLPPHRLMHHNSPVYPSPVPPRKTVAECINIYEGKNIKAIQKKALLSFYERHHEQTKRDITRSQSTTIQPCVQMNMMRQSSVEPPSSKRLLPQTLETNSPKNQLVTCDSPNSILQGPVIMGPSISLDEWVPERPPKNRQLLMPLSPDPSLKPQRLSRPSLPLLSPSLNSADSDILFKYDDPFVPSPEQDKEFRQFSQRTAFDNNFNQPGEPQMISDSNRPSGQIKKLPDLPPHKSSTPRKFINPYIKSTNMKYDMHHKLDQMHSKHMNSNHMSMQDILMNNLTNSKEATGQYRAELINRNHVISERDLKKSQKVLENIKYVQNKCDQLQQHPESYARQYEISGGPYRAEPVNLQTERHLPYPQLDCNRSFNEKCLQNNSFNPGPPPVGPKIFRSKSETHHIANLRDVAQSPSNCFSKSTPQNQSMRRKCSVESPSAPVNQKLFGTQENAVAKETWTSPPILEPNLSRLSIDNIVEQDLSHAVTPIKDDRPPLPEKKRNIQLKSDESIPRQTNVVQPAKPTPPVQIEIEKCVVEPCNIQLDSTNTSMESLNPPTETVSSPPKTDAIIISDVSIEDVAETVVETAPSVIEQHDETPPCSIQIKRDLITKLQTRQYLPEEIHWNKLWPILLHELPNDHSTKIIISELEEYNNTAQDIVNIFAVDVDDLATSDGTSTEENSHDAVASDVETNQGEEIVEQIDLPVNGTSDKMRIEDCLNCLITALQKQGDTLEQTMKINEEAGMRIVNALQEPHSTRLNRLMTEIGLIISLMFGLTSRYNRITKSLRDMSQQHQNKSVLEAERGRLTEKLDDAKALKKNIDNSRAKLLPVLQTELKDLIHSYNHFMTTKIRLVIYMRDVKDRIDIVKRLKSAFNQEILDSQSV from the exons ATGTCAACGGGTGGCGGCGCCTTCGGCCGCCCTCCACCCTCTCATCATCCCCCAATCAGAGATGCTTCCactattaaat atgtGCTCTACGGGCCCGGTCATGAAAAGTATCCATCGTGGCCGATGCCAGCGGCTGCAGAAGTGCCTGTAGCCATAAGAGCACCGCCGACCGGCGGTTCTCAACGATCCAAATCCTGGACAGATCACACCAACTATCCCAAAGAACAGGTTATAACTTATACCAGACCGTACATGAAGCGCAGCAATTCGTCACAGCCCCAACAG TTGAAAACTGTTCTAGAACGTTGCGAAAAGAAAAACTTTGACAGTATTCAATATATGCACACGATGGATCGCCGAAAAAGCACCAACAGCAACGACTACAACAGTCAGTCGCCCCCGGAGAGAGATCAACAAAAACGGGATATGccaaaaatggtgtacaaagCTTATATGAAAGAGTCTGTCACGCCGTTGACACAGGCTGACCTCGAGGAGTACACCAAAAAATTCGACGAGACGACACTTATTCAACACCAAAAACAATCATCTTATGCACAATCAGAAGGCTATCACAGTTACGTGTCAAGTTCGGACTCGTCGTCCACTCCATTCATCGACAg TTTGAGACGCGACATTGATGCATCTGTGATTTCTATGTCTCACATCTCGTCGTGGGATGGAGAAAGTACGGTCACCACCAGATCGGGCAGTGTATCGTCGTCGGAGACTCTGAAATGGCATGGCTCGTTGAGTGACATGTCTGATGTGAGCAACTCATCTGGCACCAGTCCCAGGCAGCTCATTGTACACTCGGCTCGGGTTCAAACTCCCCAAAAGCAAAATTCTGAAAGTGTGCTGTACATGGCACGCACGTCGACGTTACCCGACAGATCCATGATTCAAAGGACGAATCTTACGAGCACTCTACCACCACATCGGCTGATGCATCACAATTCACCAGT ATATCCATCTCCAGTGCCTCCACGCAAAACAGTCGCAGAGTGCATAAACATATAtgaaggaaaaaatataaaagcgaTTCAGAAAAAAGCATTACTATCGTTCTATGAGAGACACCACGAGCAAACCAAACGAGATATAACGAGATCACAATCGACAACGATTCAACCGTGTGTTCAGATGAATATGATGCGTCAGAGCTCCGTCGAACCTCCCTCCTCTAAAAGGTTACTTCCTCAAACGTTGGAAACGAACAGCCCCAAAAATCAATTGGTGACATGTGATTCACCTAATTCGATACTTCAAGGACCCGTAATAATGGGACCGTCAATATCTCTTGACGAGTGGGTTCCTGAACGACCTCCCAAAAACAGACAACTCCTCATGCCACTGTCTCCGGATCCTTCCCTGAAACCACAGCGACTGTCGAGGCCTAGCCTTCCTCTATTGTCACCGTCGTTGAACTCAGCTGATTCAGACATATTGTTCAAATATGACGATCCGTTTGTTCCTTCTCCAGAACAGGATAAAGAATTCCGTCAATTTTCGCAACGGACGGCCtttgataataatttcaatCAGCCTGGTGAACCGCAGATGATCAGTGATAGCAATAGACCAAGTGGACAGATCAAAAAGTTACCCGATCTACCGCCACACAAATCGTCAACTCCGAGGAAGTTCATCAATCCATATATTAAATCAACAAATATGAAATACGACATGCATCACAAATTAGATCAAATGCATTCGAAACACATGAACAGCAATCACATGTCTATGCAAGACATTCTAATGAATAATCTGACTAATAGTAAAGAAGCGACCGGTCAATATAGAGCCGAGCTGATCAATAGAAACCATGTTATATCTGAAAGAGACCTGAAAAAGTCACAGAAAGtattggaaaatataaaatacgtccAGAATAAGTGCGATCAGCTACAACAGCATCCCGAGTCTTATGCTAGGCAGTATGAAATCTCTGGTGGGCCATACCGAGCTGAACCTGTTAACTTACAAACTGAACGTCATTTACCGTACCCTCAATTAGATTGCAATCGAAGTTTCAACGAAAAATGCTTACAAAATAATAGTTTCAATCCCGGTCCACCTCCAGTTGGTCCCAAAATATTCCGCTCCAAATCGGAAACCCACCATATAGCGAATTTACGCGACGTAGCACAATCGCCTAGCAATTGCTTTTCAAAATCGACTCCGCAAAATCAGAGTATGAGACGCAAATGCAGTGTGGAATCTCCAAGCGCTCCAgtgaatcaaaaattatttgg GACGCAAGAAAATGCAGTGGCTAAGGAAACATGGACGAGTCCACCGATTTTAGAGCCCAACTTGTCAAGATTAAGCATTGACAATATTGTAGAACAAGATTTATCACATGCCGTGACTCCAATCAAAGACGATAGGCCACCTTTACctgaaaagaaaagaaatatacaattgaaatctgacgaATCGATTCCTAGACAGACTAACGTAGTTCAGCCAGCAAAGCCAACACCTCCGGTacaaatagaaatagaaaagtGTGTCGTAGAACCGTGTAATATACAACTCGACTCGACAAATACGTCAATGGAATCATTAAATCCTCCCACCGAGACGGTTTCAAGCCCTCCAAAGACGGATGCGATCATCATAAGCGATGTATCTATTGAAGATGTTGCGGAAACTGTCGTCGAAACGGCTCCAAGTGTGATCGAACAACATGACGAGACTCCGCCATGCAGTATTCAGATCAAACGCGATCTAATAACAAAATTGCAGACCCGTCAATATCTACCGGAAGAGATACATTGGAATAAGTTGTGGCCTATTTTACTACACGAACTACCCAATGACCATTCTACAAAGATAATCATAT CTGAACTTGAGGAATACAATAACACTGCTCAAGACATCGTCAATATATTTGCCGTCGATGTGGACGATCTTGCTACGAGTGACGGGACGTCGACTGAGGAAAATTCTCACGATGCAGT TGCATCTGATGTAGAAACAAACCAAGGTGAAGAAATCGTAGAACAAATCGATTTACCTGTAAACGGGACATCTGATAAG atGAGAATTGAAGATTGTTTGAATTGTCTAATTACTGCTTTGCAAAAGCAAGGTGATACATTGGAACAGACAATGAAGATCAACGAAGAAGCCGGAATGAGGATAGTGAATGCGCTGCAAGAGCCACATTCCACTCGGTTGAACCGATTGATGACTGAAATCGGCTTAATAATATCGTTGATGTTTGGCCTGACCTCGAGATACAATCGCATCACAAAGTCGTTGCGAGACATGTCGCAGCAGCATCAAAATAAA agTGTTTTGGAAGCTGAACGCGGCCGACTCACCGAGAAACTGGACGACGCGAAGGCGTTAAAAAAGAACATCGACAACAGCCGAGCAAAGTTGTTACCCGTTCTGCAAACGGAACTGAAAGATCTCATTCATAGTTATAACCATTTCATGACAACGAAAATAAGACTTGTTATATATATGCGAGATGTAAAAGACAGAATAGACATAGTGAAACGACTGAAGTCAGCGTTCAATCAAGAAATACTAGACTCGCAATCAGTGTAA